AAGAAATCTCACTCATCTTCAGGTGAGCTACACTGTGTACAGACTCTTGTACATGTGTCTATGCATTTAGGAGCTACTGCTAACCCATGGCCAAAGTTTTCTAGAGAGATTCAACGTTGTTTAAACTCTTTGGATAGACTAAATGATGAGTTAAACATGGTACAGTTATAACCTTTTAAAATAATCTATTAATGTGTCTATTGTAttttattagaattgtgactaCGCTTCTAGTGAAATTTCTGACTTGTTTGGAGAGATGCAAATGACGTAAGTGTTGTGTTATGTGGATCACTCATGTGTAATTGGTACTTGTATACTATAGTGTGTATTTGTTCAGTGGTTTGTGTTGAGTCTAATGGTCTTTGCAATTAACTATTGAGACAATTAAATTTCACTCGTATGAATACTAATTTTTCTTTCAGTTGTTAAAAAAGTATTTTTATAGCATTAACTAATTTCCACAAAATTACAGCTAGTACATTTGATATCTAACACTGGTATTCATGTGTTTTTACATACTGTTTGTGTTTGTAATCACCACAATTATAAGCTCTGTAAATGCATGGCTCTCATACAGAGCTACACTGCagtattttgtttgttttacttgTGTAGTTTGCAAAATCGAGAACAGTATTTACTACTGGAACTAGAAAGCTTAAGAAATACAGCTAGTACGTTTACCATTTAACAATTGTGTAGCTAGTTATTGGTTTCTTCTGTAAGGTTCTTTATTAGCTGAGAGATGGGATGTAGGAATGCAACTGAAGAAGAAAGTTGCTGGACTAAATCCCACCTCATCAGAACACTGTCCTGAGTTGCAACAAGAAATTCAACAATTTATTTCTGATCGCAAGCTGGACAAAGACATTGCCAACAAATGTAGGTTTGTCGCCGATCATAAGGAAGgcttgcagtatgccaaaaactTTGGACACGGTAAGCAGTCAACTAGTTTTAAATTTATGTGATCTACTGCTGGTAATATAGTTGAAAGTAACTTGCCAACATATACATCTTTGATTATGGCCAATTCTAAGGTCAAATTTACTGATCCGGTATTGGAAGAGACACCTGTTAGCGTGATGGACATTACCCCTGTTGAAACGGGCTATGGTACATTAGGTTGGATGAACAAGGAGCAGATCCTTCCATTAGAATCCTTCAGTCCTTCCATGTTGGATCCTCTAAATGACTTGCAGATCATTTCCCTAGATCAGTTAGTGTTCATCACACAACAACCACAACCAATCGTTTCTGCTGCACCAGTTATTATGGACACCGTCAGCCCCACTTTAGAAACTCTGGAGCAAACAGAAATTGCTCCGCTTACTGTATTCCAAGCCGTAAGTCCAGATATGTTAGTGCAGCCCCAGGTCCTGTCTGAGACTGACAAGTTAAGTGCTGAAGAATTGTTGGTGATTCAAAATCGGGTCCGAGAATCATTGCTAAAACAAGGAGTGGTAAGTTAATTAAATTCTTCTAGAAATCTATTTGacgattttttttactgtacagaaacttTACCCTCCTGATGGGATGGAAGGTGTGTGTTTAAGTAtatatttgtaattcttcatTCTATTCTTGTATGCTTGTTTCAGGAGATTTGAGAGGTGGCGGAAAGCTGACAAGTGCTCAGCGAGAAAAGAAGAGGCAAAAACGTCACAGGTATCGGGAGCGTAAACGTCTTGAAAGAAAGGCAGAGAGGATGGAAAAGGCTAGTGAAAGCAGCAACTCAGTCGACACCAATGAAACATCTCAGCAAACGGACTCAAAGATTCCATTCAGACACAAGAAGTTATGCAAAAAAGACAAACTTAAACCCAAAGTGGCTTCAGAAAATGAGGAATCTAAACTGAAAGAAGTTGAGCCACATGACACTTCACTACCACAATGCAATGGTGTTAACTCTACCaaattacaaacaaattcaGAAGAGatgagtagtagtagtagcagcaacGCAACTGAGGAATTACGAAAATCAAGAGTCTGTACAGCCAGCTATGCTGAGAATACGACAAGTGGTGATGATCCGAGCTCCGCAGATGATGTAAATATGTTCCCCACCAGTGAGTCAGTGGCAGACACTGATACACAACATCAAACAAAAGAGTCACAAGTAACCAAAACTGTTAAGGCTGATCTATTGCCAAGTACTTCTAGTTCCGGTATAACAACTGCAACTAAAACTCACACTGATGCATGAAATAACATATATTTATATTTTATAGTTTTTGTAAGGGTACTTATTATTACAAGACATTCAACAGGTGTTAGCTTATCCAAGAGATTGGTTAATTAGTTAAATAAACAGTCAACACATTACTGGCATGCCTACATTATGGGAACTTGGTCTGTGTGGTTTATCCCTCATCCTCATTCACAGCATATATTTGTTCTGCTAGAAAAGTACATGGGATTTGACCTTTGTGGTTAAAGTGGTAGTTAGTGTGGCATTATCAACCTTCCTTCGTCAAGTAAAGGACGGGATGGTGCCAGATTATGCTTGAAATTCTGTCAAATTGGATATCATCCATGTAGCATGTGTATACCTTGATAATATGCCACGCATGTTGGAAAATGTTACATATGCACATCAACAACAATATCATTTTATTTCAGTGTCTTATATGTGGCCCGTGGCTTGTGAACTACACAAGGGCTAATATGACTGGAGAAATTGTGATTTTAAAGTACACATGGTCATGTCACTacttattagtttctcatccctgtctgcaatattgttttttttttgtaccaTTGGTGAATTAACCTGAGCTAGCTAGAGAGTTGTCATCTAAGCTAATCTATATGTCCACATAGATATTTTGAGTCCAGTTTTTTAGCCTCAGTTCTGAATCTTAATCATAATTATTAGAATGATTAGTTAACACATAGCCGGAAATTTTCTAGGATGAACTTTTGCGAAACTGTGAAAATACGATTTTCAGATTTTATAAATTCACAAAAGTCTAGACTGAAATGGTTTTTGGTAGGGTAATAGCTGTGATATACCTCAAACATTTCACGATTATATTTTCATGAAGCTATCATTACTCATGAAATTTGTGATAGTTTGTCCATTGAAAATatccagctatacggtatatacCAGATGTAGTCATGTAATAACCAGATGGTTTGAATGATCGCATTCTCTTTCCAAGTTGAAAAATCCATTGTACCACATGACAAATATAAGCCATGTCACTCAATGTTACAATCAAAATAACAAAGCAGTAGGTGGAGGATTGAACTAGATAGTTTGCatgactcaaaatgcaatttttctGAAAGTTGCTTTAtaataccaaaaaaaaaaaaaaaccaattGTAAAAGAAAAACATCAACACAGGTAGTCTATTATTAGGCTGGCATTAGGTATACctaagcattatgccagcataataggtaaagaGAAATATGCCATATTGTAAGTTGTCCCTTGAAAACGCATGTCATGGAATTGACACGAGATTGAATTTTTAAGCACTGTAGCATAGCATAATACATTATACGTAGAGCATAATAGACTGGTTCCTAAACTCATCTGCACTGGAGGACTTTGTAGATGAGTTTAGgaaccagcctattatgctggttCCTAAACTATGTTCCAGGACAAATTTCCCATCACATAGGCAAATGCATAATTATGTTTTTTTCCTCAAAAAAGAAAACTGGCTTATATCGGTATACAGAAGTGGAATGTACATGGCATTGTTCTGGCTATGATGTACAGGGTTGTGTTCTTCTTTGTTGAGATCAGCTTTGATGTGCCAGCAGAGCCACTAGTCCTATATCATGTAATGTCAACCCATCCTACTCTGAAGTCTGACGCTGTTTGAGTAACTGGGATCTGGGGATACGACAACTTCATGATAAAACTGGAGCCATTACCATACAGAAAAACAGTTATCATGTTTTGGTTGGTAAATCTCCGTTACCCAGTGATATGCACTGCGTGGTACACTGATTTATGTTTACACACTGAAcaatgtatactgtatatacaggaCATGGAGAATGGTGCTGGTGTTTACAGTAATTTCTAATGCATTGACTGCATGGTTACTATGGAAACTAGATCAGGTTGCTGCATAAAGAAGGCTTTCTTCTTTTAGATGTAAAATGCATGGACCAAAATCTCTGTTCTCAGCTATTGTGGAGGTGCTCTTTTATTGCACAAGTACATACTCAAGTTTAAAATTTCTTTAATTTCTATCATTGATCAGATACAATGCACCACATGTGCAGGCAGTTGGCATAACACTTGTGATGGTAGATTGCTGTTATATCAAAGGGTATAATTCAACCAATGAATTATAAAATTTGCAATCACTAGTAAGCTATTTTAGAATGATGCAAATAGCATGCATGCCTGTGTGTTGATTACTTGACAAGTGATTCTTTCCATGATTATAACACAATGTTTGATCTGAAGTAAGTGTGATAATTCCACATAATAATTAGATCATGAATTAACCAAATCTTCTGATCTGTGCAATTATGAGGAAGTGACACCTTGAGAAGACAGAACAGATGTCATCTCAGTGGCTGAGTCAAATTAAATATATATGTGAAAGCTCTAGTTCTATCTCTGACTTTACATCAAATATCCAAGAATTACTGACCACttaatcaacaaaattaatataatattactTATTACTCAACATCTCATGTGATGGAAGTAATCACTATCCTGCTATCTAGAGGTTTAATGGCCCCCCTAGCTCTGGGGTTGGTCTTCAGCCCCTGCCCAACTATGTattaacaaaacactctaatagagcagtcagttaactCTAATAAAAGAGTCAGGTGCATGTAAGAGATATGATGAATAAATGGTTTATCAGTTTCCCTgaaaacataaaattaacaaaaaaGTGGCCTAACCAGAGAACGATGCAAGAAAAAGCCGTAGCTGTTCAAGCTGTATTTCATAAACCTCTGAAGTAACAAGGACACAAATTCTCAGTGATGTGCATCTAGTAGTTGTCATCATACAACTTTATTACAGATATTACCAATCAAGTTTGACTAACACTAAACTTTCTTTTATTAATTTGTCAACACAGGAAGCCTTTTAAGTACTGAAAGAATGATGCTGTTACTATCCACACAGAACTACATTACATAGAGTGGTCACGATATGATTGTTACACATTCACACACACATTAATTTTTCATGATAATTACATGAGTAATATAGTCAAAATTGCACAAAGCAGAGCTAAGTGCAATTTTGACCATTActtgtacaattattccctCATTCTGTACACAACTTCTCAGACttgcaactgactgttctaatagagtattttgctTTGTCACTGCACATAATATAGTTAGTGGCACATGGTACACCAAACTGTGATAATTTCACATAGAAAAAAGCTGGTGGCTGACACCTCAAGAGTTTTCCAGGATTTATAAAGTttcatacaaaaaaaaacagtttaaAAACTCTCTTTATATGCATTAAAAATCATACATATTATAGCATATACAAGTTTATACAATATATCTGTATTATTGTGTTTTAAGGCATTGGTCCATAAGTTGCACATGTGATACCTGTGCAGTTTTGTGTGGTATTATACACGTGGAGGTGATCTGGATAAGTGACGTCGTTGCCAGAGTTGAAACAGCACAGAATGAAATGCATCGTACGGTCGGGGAGGCTGGTTCCATGTTAAGTGTTGGTAGAACTGTGTATAGAATGGAATATGACATACTGTGCAATAGTGCGATTAGAGCTTGAGTTATTTATATAGATACAAATTTTATCCTTGCTTGTTGCAATCTTTGTTATGTAGTTTTGATTCAGAattgcttatatatatatatataacggAAGCAATTCTATATATATGTTGAATCCTGGTAGGGATttagaaataaaaaaaagtagagaaacaagggaggtcacctatagcCAAACTAGTACAATAGTTTATCCTGCTCAAATAACTGTCTGTGTGGAAAGTTGTTATCTCACTGGTGACTTACTTTGATGATATTGAGCTGTTTTCTTCTCAGTTCCTTTTCTGGTATGTTTTGTAAAATAGTGACTATATCTGTAACCTAATATGGTAATATACGTATGTGATAAAAACAGTTACCAACATATGAAATATATGTCATTATTTGATACATTATACACATTTTACTGAATGGATGACATTTCTATAACAAAAAACTATCTCTACTGTGTCTAACAGGTTATAAAGtatacaatgactgctctattagggaagtAAATTGAAGGGACATGGAAACTGTTTGGTTCAATAATTTGAGAGTTgagacacactacacatgcataccacacacacatactaaccTGGCTCTCAGGGATCCGATAAGCAATATCATCCCAGTTTAGCAAATTCCTCAGAGGCAGCACATAGCGATCACTAATGATTACTGGTACACAACCAAACCACAGGGCATCCATTAGTCTTGGGCTCCATGCCTACACAGCAAGTACAAGTAATCATCACAGCTCTACCACACATTATCACCAAATAGATAACTATGTGCCTCTCCTCAACAAATCAACATCTTGAAAGATTCACAGATTTTCCTTTTGCAAGACTAATTCTGCACTTCAATCTTGCAAGAAagacatttgtgaccggatctgcaaaaacctgacacaatcatgcatttctcgaattcctgtttattaaatattttatagtCTACTTAGCCAACTGTACCCTCtggtaaagtttcagcctcatatgccaataacttgaggagttacagccctataaagtagcaacaactgaaaaatcaatttgtacagcgagTATAGggaaattacaggcacttacaaaaatggttgtaacctaccaacggattgaggtacagAGCTGCAATTTCACCATTGTGGTTCCATGAATAGGGAAATCAATTTCTGGGTAAGTTAATCCTTtactcacctttcttcactgcatacaaaggcaaaattcgtgaagaaaaattgatcacgtACAATTGTTTCGACGTGAtataaacaaacgctcataacttgcaAATTCTTGGGTCtactacaatgaaacaaagattttccgactcctcttgagcaggtgaataagatgacatccaggtttttattgttagtgcCTTCCTTCACTACGAATGAGGCATTCAGAAAATTTgcggaattttttcaataatacgcaagtatttcacccattgtattcaatgctttatactgtaaatttaggcttgcgtgattgtgtcgggttttcacagatccagtcacatttttaaTATCTAAGTataatgtattttgtgtgtgtgtgtgtgtgtgcatggaaGATCAAGCTTGCAAGATTATTGAGCTAGTCTTGTCAGTTTGCAAGCCCCATATTATAGTTCTATGAGCTCTGACAATTTGATAAGACCCATAAGAGGGCTTAATTTAAACCATATGTTTCTTATGTACTGGCTAATGGGAAGTTATGACTACAAAGGCTTGAGTGTTTAAAGActaatgtttttttttattgtCCACATTTATGACACTAGTACATTATACATGTAGTTACTAACCTCCAGTCCACTAGGACATAGACAAAACTTGGTTGTCCGTAATGAGCTAAAAGGGATAAACACACAACAATGACATCAAACTCATTAGGAACAAattattagggctgaaacaaatactaatactcatAGAACACtcgttaaggattttggtactcggatagtaaaattggtactcgagtacttgttaagatcacgtgacccagctcacatgatgtatttatcatcagggagtgacacaatgaaggctgtagagttttGATTAGCATATTttcactaacatcagtactttaatacatgcagtgtgtgtatcattgttgttacttgaaaagctgtaaactggttggtacaaaacatgtcaaatgggtatgactacaagtagctagtatttgtgagtactcAATCATTAACCCTAGCGAGCACTTGGATACTTAAAAACCAGGATCATTTCAGCCCTATAAATTATAGTCTGCATGTGCCATAAATTAGACTAAATCTACACCAGATAAAAGCCACATGCTCTTACTGTATGTATTGATCATCGGAGATGTAGCCCCTGACCAGTCGACAAGAAGGAGTGAACAAGAACAAGTCAAACAGGATCGGTCTGACAGGACCCCTGGAGGATAGAGAAGAGGATTGGTCAGGTCACTCCTTCAGAGAAGATCATGAATATaaatatacatattatactgcTATACAGCATCTGCACACACTACAGACTACACAtataacacactacactacacacacaaacacatgtacacacacgtgCGCAGATTTGTAtagtacaaatacacaaaacACTATACTACATTACCTGGATGGGTTTCCAGCAAAGAACATCAAGCTGGTACGATCTTTTGGATCAATACCAGCCCCACCCATCCCTAACTTGGACCAATCAACCACACCCCTTCCAGGGTGTACAGGAAGTGAAATGTCTTTATGAGCCATAAACAGTGGCTTGGAATAATCTGCCGTGTTTACAAGTGCAATAGCATTAGTCTGTAGTCCAATGTGTGATAGTTTAGCAACATTCGTGCCCATGTCATGAGCACATATGTAAAAATGATCTGCCCCTGAGCTGCGATTCCAGTAGGGGTAAGCTTGGATCACATGATTCACCATGTCCCgggtggttttcatggcaacaAGCTCTCCTTCTGCTCGTTTGTTCTGTAGTTGTGACTTGCGATACGCTGTACACCTTGTGGGGATGAAATAGAAGTGAGCCTGATCAGCCTCCTATATAAAAAATATAGTACATTTGTATAGTGAAGCTTCATAACAAACTCTTTACACTTGGGACAGAGCTTACTCCAGATGTAAATTTTAGTCCAAACAGGGTTTGCTCTATACATTTTACTGCTGAAAGAGAAAATGTCTTTAAAAGGGGCCAAATTTTTTTTCTAAAGTTTCTGCCATAGACAGGCTCCACTGAACACAATGTAGATATTAACTACAATAGTATCCCATTTTATCCAGCCATTGCTTATATGAAGttagaggaggttggtcatcaaacatctcgtgatctcaaagaaaatTTCAACCCATCCAACCCTGACACCTCAGTATCGAtataaagtattctaatgtgTGAATTGATATTGATAAATTACGGTTCTCAGAGCCCTTCTATCAGCTGCCCAACACCAAAACAAACACTACATTATGTATACTTCTAGTGAGTGTGACAAAGGACTTTATAATAACAATGCTAATTTCAGGCACCATGTTTTATTGTGTAATCAAATTTCCTATTTAcatctactaactgactaactaactgactaactagcTGATGCCTTCAATgaataacttgacaatggataaggctaagGAGTTGCTCTGTTCAATatcgcttcatcctgagatgtgcctttttgccaaccgctgtaggtacagtacacacattatGGACTTACCGTTTTCCCTTTGTGTCCCAATTCTtattgctgacaatgcaaggtgttgatttgcagtagcatgATATGGCTTCTGTGGCTGTGGTGATAGCTATTAATCTTATTGcacgtatttttcatagtgacacTTATACTGCTCTTCAATTGAATTACTGTGTAGTAGGCGAAACACTGCTGAagacgaagtgtaatggccactgaaCTTTTCAGTATTTGATTGTTGGGCTATGAGCTCAGacgcaaaattaattttatggtatgcctggcgccattctttcttttgataggGTTCACTATGTACGTAtaaaatagtaaacaaacaagaagAAGGAAAGATATAATAAGTAGTTAAACAAGAGTGGTTGGCTAtgcctgcagatacactagttgAATCACTATACCTCAGTCTACATTTTGCAAAAAATATTTCTTCAAAAAGTAATTGCAATATGGTAATCAttaactgctccattagagtagctTGGATCTAAAGTTAGAAAATTCAGGAAATTGATTTgcacagcaactatactgaaaataaacattTGTTTGTATCTCCAGTGTTGGGATTTGGCATCAGGGATTAGCAAATCAACAAAAGCAAAATTTAGTTCTGCATTCACTTGTAAATACATATAAAGGCAGTTTTATTGAAATGACAACTATCTTATTTACTTCTACCACATGGTAAACAAATGCGTGTGATTGGGGCTTCAGACTCTTCATGAGTAAGTGAATAACACTGGCTTGCCTGAGCAACGGCTTGACTAAAACTCACgtatgttttctttgtagcatgcaatattttaaaatttcaaactGTGAACTAGGCAGGTTATCACCGAGATGGTCACAATTATTTTGTACCATAATTCACTTTTAGCAAACTTCTATAACACTGCAACAAAGGAAAGAACACACCCAGACATATGACAAAACACACGCCCCTACACTAATTATCAATAATCAATGTATCCACTTTATGCAGTTGTCAACTGctctgcctgttacacagcgtaCCCTACACATGGAGAATTGTACATGAATAAAAGTTTGACAAATTACGttaattcgccaaattttcctaACTTAAGTCACAGCTTTTGTCATTTACAGTAGCATGCTAAGATAATATACAGCAGCAATACATAGTAAAGGCTTTGAGTTTCAGTTCAATAATATAGCTGTCCGGATCAGTTATTAGAGTAGCGCTCTCTACATAAACGACGTACTTTCTTTGAAAATGCGAAGATAATTGCAACAATACACTGTTGGACAATGAAGAGCACTGCAATCACTGGAGTAACCACGCCGATATTCAGATTTAATATGTTCTGAATTATGTACACAAAATAAGTCAAACCGATCACTGCACCCAGTGCAGTAGCAGTTTTGCGCAAAAGAGACAGGTGATCTTTTGACACTCCAACATTGCTGATGTCACTATTCATCTTGTAGATGTAGTAGAGGTAAGCAATGAAAAGCACAAGATGGACCACCTTATTGACTCCATTGAACAGGACTGGTATTAGTAGAGTATCATAGATGTGTATGTCAGCTGACAAACACTGGCCATCCGGGAGGAGGGTATTTTTGTAATTCCTTGTTGCCACATCGTAGGAAATGATAAAGAACAAGGCAAGCAGCATCGTACCCATTGCGTACATCATGTAATACCTGAAGTGACGTTGTGAGGTCTCTTTAGACATTGC
This portion of the Dysidea avara chromosome 12, odDysAvar1.4, whole genome shotgun sequence genome encodes:
- the LOC136241719 gene encoding uncharacterized protein isoform X1, with protein sequence MQGEKKLLLMVIVLLWLPFYVVIQQWNVPDDTSSTLPPLLLPANCSTMQHVAAAATATAEGRNTRRILKTANVPFIHLKDTDIEKNDILMVYGANAETMKQICSVLPECAAFNSKGWIKLSTGPKMASTDIDVYIKDTTAVLNDEEVDTTLTDPSAGAYTKHMDSYQEMEQNLKIFIYPVTIGTDMPSVNDYKYGVEQLFIDLLQASHYSVPVKEADQAHFYFIPTRCTAYRKSQLQNKRAEGELVAMKTTRDMVNHVIQAYPYWNRSSGADHFYICAHDMGTNVAKLSHIGLQTNAIALVNTADYSKPLFMAHKDISLPVHPGRGVVDWSKLGMGGAGIDPKDRTSLMFFAGNPSRGPVRPILFDLFLFTPSCRLVRGYISDDQYIHSLRTTKFCLCPSGLEAWSPRLMDALWFGCVPVIISDRYVLPLRNLLNWDDIAYRIPESQVTDIVTILQNIPEKELRRKQLNIIKFYQHLTWNQPPRPYDAFHSVLFQLWQRRHLSRSPPRV
- the LOC136239993 gene encoding enolase-phosphatase E1-like isoform X1, with product MEQSTSEGNSKEGATIVSAEKDYNSKKGILKRNKKANKLKSSSKNDVVTNGPVSAFDVGLSPHKLQQRTTNTNNNHTSTVAAPVQKTENLHEVKEKETTSSKPPEKPKDKSASATVAATSDASADTLNKATSDVSADTLNKVKSSLENMEQSSLSFLAQSDKITSPVSVTPEPPMKRPTVAKDKVSTPKKSHSSSGATANPWPKFSREIQRCLNSLDRLNDELNMNCDYASSEISDLFGEMQMTLQNREQYLLLELESLRNTASSLLAERWDVGMQLKKKVAGLNPTSSEHCPELQQEIQQFISDRKLDKDIANKCRFVADHKEGLQYAKNFGHVESNLPTYTSLIMANSKVKFTDPVLEETPVSVMDITPVETGYGTLGWMNKEQILPLESFSPSMLDPLNDLQIISLDQLVFITQQPQPIVSAAPVIMDTVSPTLETLEQTEIAPLTVFQAVSPDMLVQPQVLSETDKLSAEELLVIQNRVRESLLKQGVKLYPPDGMEGDLRGGGKLTSAQREKKRQKRHRYRERKRLERKAERMEKASESSNSVDTNETSQQTDSKIPFRHKKLCKKDKLKPKVASENEESKLKEVEPHDTSLPQCNGVNSTKLQTNSEEMSSSSSSNATEELRKSRVCTASYAENTTSGDDPSSADDVNMFPTSESVADTDTQHQTKESQVTKTVKADLLPSTSSSGITTATKTHTDA
- the LOC136239993 gene encoding enolase-phosphatase E1-like isoform X2 translates to MEQSTSEGNSKEGATIVSAEKDYNSKKGILKRNKKANKLKSSSKNDVVTNGPVSAFDVGLSPHKLQQRTTNTNNNHTSTVAAPVQKTENLHEVKEKETTSSKPPEKPKDKSASATVAATSDASADTLNKVKSSLENMEQSSLSFLAQSDKITSPVSVTPEPPMKRPTVAKDKVSTPKKSHSSSGATANPWPKFSREIQRCLNSLDRLNDELNMNCDYASSEISDLFGEMQMTLQNREQYLLLELESLRNTASSLLAERWDVGMQLKKKVAGLNPTSSEHCPELQQEIQQFISDRKLDKDIANKCRFVADHKEGLQYAKNFGHVESNLPTYTSLIMANSKVKFTDPVLEETPVSVMDITPVETGYGTLGWMNKEQILPLESFSPSMLDPLNDLQIISLDQLVFITQQPQPIVSAAPVIMDTVSPTLETLEQTEIAPLTVFQAVSPDMLVQPQVLSETDKLSAEELLVIQNRVRESLLKQGVKLYPPDGMEGDLRGGGKLTSAQREKKRQKRHRYRERKRLERKAERMEKASESSNSVDTNETSQQTDSKIPFRHKKLCKKDKLKPKVASENEESKLKEVEPHDTSLPQCNGVNSTKLQTNSEEMSSSSSSNATEELRKSRVCTASYAENTTSGDDPSSADDVNMFPTSESVADTDTQHQTKESQVTKTVKADLLPSTSSSGITTATKTHTDA
- the LOC136241719 gene encoding uncharacterized protein isoform X2; protein product: MQGEKKLLLMVIVLLWLPFYVVIQQWNVPDDTSSTLPPLLLPANCSTMQHVAAAATATAEGRNTRRILKTANVPFIHLKDTDIEKNDILMVYGANAETMKQICSVLPECAAFNSKGWIKLSTGPKMASTDIDVYIKDTTAVLNDEEVDTTLTDPSAGAYTKHMDSYQEMEQNLKIFIYPVTIGTDMPSVNDYKYGVEQLFIDLLQASHYSVPVKEADQAHFYFIPTRCTAYRKSQLQNKRAEGELVAMKTTRDMVNHVIQAYPYWNRSSGADHFYICAHDMGTNVAKLSHIGLQTNAIALVNTADYSKPLFMAHKDISLPVHPGRGVVDWSKLGMGGAGIDPKDRTSLMFFAGNPSSSLRTTKFCLCPSGLEAWSPRLMDALWFGCVPVIISDRYVLPLRNLLNWDDIAYRIPESQVTDIVTILQNIPEKELRRKQLNIIKFYQHLTWNQPPRPYDAFHSVLFQLWQRRHLSRSPPRV